The Clarias gariepinus isolate MV-2021 ecotype Netherlands chromosome 24, CGAR_prim_01v2, whole genome shotgun sequence region TTGGATTGGTTTCTTCTTAAACGATTGAATGATTAAATTTATATAGGATTTGGATTTCACAGCTGGATGGCTAAATAGTTGAATTAGAGTCATCTTCAACAGTTCAGCACTCGGGTTGGATTCTGAATTAGCAGActcttagattttattttattttaggcatAGATTCAATTCTGTTTTAACAATCTTTTAGGCTGGATTTAGCTTTGCCTAAATTGGCAGAAATCAAAAAGAGCGTTTTACTTTCGTCACACTTTAGTCTTTTCAGCTTTCTCACTTCCTCGTATGTACAATCTGCTCAAACTGGTAAGCTTCAACTTTCATACTATTAACCCCATGAACACAGTGATATACACCAATGAGGCATTTTTAGTATAGTGCTTATGCTCACAATGTGACAAAGTGGCTGCCATATTAATtgagattaaataaaatttttacatgCAAACAAGTAGCACAGCTGATAAAACCACTGGTTtagcacattattaaaaccaggaaggatagtgctgaaccttCATCTTTCTGGAAGAAATGAGTTCAGAAAAccaaaaaatcatgaatggggATGACATACACTTGGTGAAGTTACAGTATGTCGTAAACAATGAAAAGTAGAAGTCAGAGCTGAGTTTAATAGTTAAAGTATGAGCATTTCcaaacacacaatgtgataaaaactctaaacagttgtgtggccataagaaaaccacatgTTAGTCCAAGTAATCAAGACCAACATTATTTAACAttccagattttttaaaatgtatttttgtattaaatgcCATTATATAACTGTACTAGCCATCTCACTGTAACAACTGCGGACATTCagttatatttcttttaaggTCAGAAAACTTTACTATTTGCAAGAGTCAGAGTTTATGTAAGCTATACtaactttctttaaataattcaattacttttaaaatagtttaaaaaaactttgacCAAATAGAGTTTGTGAGGAAACTTTTTTACCTTCTTCTCCCATacagcttatcctgtacaaggtgactttgggcacaaggcagcgTAGACCCTGCACGGGCTGCCAACCCATctcatgacacacacactctgggcaattttggaacaccaATCATTATTAAACTGTGGAAGGAACCCGGagtaccccccccccaaaaaaaacaaaaaacaaaaaaaacccaccaagcatggggagaacatgccaactgtacacacattcgaacccttgaccctggagatgcaaagcCACAACACTAACCACTTCGTCACCATGGGAACACTCACTTACCGCCTACACACCCTTTTGGGTGCCTATCTCAAAAGATTTAGTGCACAATGTGAGGGACACCCTGGATGCCAATCtatccacacatacacacactactggcagtTTGGGCACGCAGATTATCCTAATCTTGCATGTCTCTGGGGCACCTGGGGGAAACCttctaagcacagggagaacatagactccacacgcacacataccCTGAGGccagaatcaaacctggaccctggaggtgcgaggcgatgGTGCTAAACCAGGAAGCCACTGCGCCACCTTGGGGATGTAATTCTTAAAAACTCGGATCGTTAACGACGGGTGTGAAAATAGTAGACGACTAGCCTATAGATAGGTCTCATATTGATCTTGCGCAATATTTTATCTCACTGTTTTAGTATGTAAATACTGAGCTCATGTCGTTGGCATGGCGACAAGCATTAGATTAGACCTTCTGTTTGGAATGAACTTTTTTGTTCGCTTTTTAGCAATAATGTGTATACTAGTCCATTAAAAGTTACTGCAActttgcattttttatattaattcattattaataacaatagtTGACACGTGACTGGAAGAGGGTTAATCAGAGCGCGCGTGCGGTGGGTGAAACGCGTCAGGATTTCGCGCCTAAACCGCGTTCGGAGTTCAGAATGGTTCTTTTTTGCGGCGCGCACCGGCGGCCGCTGACTGGTCGATCCAGGTGTCAGTCACTGCTTGTCCCCGCCCCTTCACCCTCCCCATTCAACCACTGGCTCTAATGTAGCCCAGCTTCACTGTTTACTACAGAATTAGTGCTTAGCGGACGGACAGTCTTTCCCCTGCTCTGTCAACTCCGAGTctctatacatatataaatatatatttagaaattaaaaagattataaatatatttaggtaacatttcattttttttgcataaagaaggaaaaaatatatcaaaaaaaaaaaaaaaaagctcaacaTGCCCAAGAGAAAGGTATGTAGAAAAGCCGAGCACGGCATGCGGATACACTTTTGCCCTTATAGATCAGTTAGACAGTGAGGCgtctttagaaaaaaatatttatagaaatCTCCTTCGGACTTTTCTAGAATCTGAGTGTTTAGACTGATTCGGCTCGCCGTGGTTCGGTCACGGACATGGAGCGGGTTCGGTGTCTCGGGCATTGCTGTTCTCTCGGTGGGCAGGAGTCAGGCAGCTCCATGCGCGCACtcgcgcctgtgtgtgtgtgtgtgtgagaaggggagattgtgtgtgtgtgtgtgtgtagccgcAGCAGCCATGCTGTAACGCTAACGCTACACTTcccctggttttttttttcgaagACGCGACGACAAACAGGCGAGTTTTAAACGCTCCAGGGCGCCAACCAGCCTCGAAAGGGCGCGAAAAAATCCCCCGAGGCCTCCGCTTTAGGTCTGGGGTGTTAGTGTGGGGAAAGGGCGCTTCCGCGGGGTGATTTTAATCCGTTTTCTTTGTTCACCCGGAGAACACGGAGAGGGTGTCATGGCGCCTTCTTGCCACCAGATGGCTCTAGAGAGACCGCGCACCCCCGCCCCTCCCCCTTCTTCTCTTTTATATACACAAGATTTTAAAGTATATTCCATGTgcatatatatgttatatacactttgtatatattttacttattattattattattacatgtgATAAAACTGTAGCAAAAaagatatttgtgaaaaaaaattatttagggcGATGTAAGTTAAAGTAATAGAACAAGATTTTTGGagggaatttttgtctgtccgtctgtttgtctctctgtctgtccatgcatcacgtaaaaactacttAACGAATTTCAATAAGTGTATTTGGCCGAACTTAGGTAACacataggctttgtttcatcgcaatctGCCCactagtccccgacttacaaacatttgagttacaaaCATTCACCGATAGGAACAGACCTCATATTGCGAACATTTGTAGATGCGAGTGTGAGATGCGAACAAAACatggaagtagctcacgtgtctGTCGGACATTGTCACAGTTGTAACACTCGGATTAAACAATCAATCAGAGATTGCACAATTTGTGGGGCTTTTATCTCGAGTGCCGGTTTTAATAAAAACCAAAGAACAAGAAAGACAAACAAACGGACaataaactaatcccaaacgtGTCCAGCATACAATGTTCATACAACATATATCGTGTTCTGTTCCAAGAGCTCGTTCCTAAGTCCAACAAACGTTGTCAAGGTTTTAGGATACTAACAAAATGCACACAATTGCATGTTGTGCAAGGCATGTTGTGCACCATGGGTCCatagaatgttagcaagaagaaaagggcgCCGCTCTTAGTTTGGTTTTTGAAGCAGccgaatcataaattaaggttaagtgaggtttaatgtctattcatttcatattttacctcagttacatttcaaaatgttttgatttgtttttatatgcaaaaatagaaTTATACTGTTGGAAATtgataatattggtaatatattTGGGtagctggaacggattatctgcatttacattatttagtcTGGGACAATGCGTTTCgctttaagaactcgcctccaggACGACTTAAATTCATATGCTGAGGTTCCACTGACTGTTGTTTAATGTACTTTTGTAGTATCAACatcaacacccacacacatccCTTACATTATAAACAAACCCAAACATGACCTActggtctttctttttttgtgcttaGGGAACTGATGGAGAGGTCAAGGAGGAGGtaataaaatctttttgtttttttagtattgctaaaattttaaagtaatatttGCTGTCTCTTAACGTTTCCAGTTTGTTGTCTCTAAGATTGTTTGCATTGAGGTGGAAGATtactttgtgtatatgtgtttgcaTTAACAGCCTCAGAGAAGGTCTGCCAGGTTATCAGCAGTAAGTACCTCTTTTGTTTCCACCCTACACACTACCAGTCAGTGACAGAACTATAAAACCACACTCGGAAATGTGAGCATACATGTTAAAGCACTCGACTGTTGATGCAAAGTGCTTTTGGAAAACTTTATCTCCGCTTTATCTCTGgcattggagactccttccataaacgtTAGCAATAAAAACGTACAGCCTGTGGCTTCGAGCAAACCCCATCCTGTCATTAGTGAAGTAGAAGTTAGTTTAGATCCGCCAACATGGCATAAGATAAAATCTGTCATTTACAGTCACTGTTTGAATCAATGCTAGAATCAGAACTGAGTAGGactgtgggggagggggggggggtcaggATGTTAATTTAGACTTCAGATCAGATGAAACTTGAGTTTTACAAATGGGGGAAAATTGATGATTTATAATGGCTTTTTAAATCACCtccaaaattgatttttaaattgtaatattttatatcattcaTACTGTGCATGTTTCGATCTGAGGTGGGAAAAATGTTGCTATTTCTCTATAATTCTACAGGTGGCACCGTCCAAACTGgtcacatatatacatacacgcaGTACCAGTCAAGAGTTTGGgcttattttctacattctagaacattttttttttttttttttttttttaaaattatgaaataacacatatggcattaagtaattaattaacaacaacaagaagTCAGTTGTTATTCTAAGATGtgaagatttacatttacatttgggcatttggcagacgctcttatccagagcgacttacatttttaaaatttcattaaacatctgagcagttgagggccttgctcaagggcctaacaatggcaacctggtggttgtggggtttgaacctggaatcttccgaaccatagtccaatgttGGGGTAAGAACTGTATTGTGTCGGGCACGTTTGTAAAACCcgtcaagctccatgatgaaactgtgtctcatgaagaccttctcaggaaagcaggaccaaaactgagctctgctgcagaggagaagttcttttagagtcaccagcctcagaaatcaccaattaacaaccagcacctcagattagagccgttatgaagctttacagagcagaagtagcagatatacatctcaatatcaactgttcaaataagattattatatgttttggataaacgccttcagtagaaagaaataaaaatcaggaatgaccaTGCCGTTAGAAGGGATGTACTAACTTTTAATCGGCCGTGTGTGGATGGAtacatagataaataaaattggatacagaattgcaatacaaatcaaatcgacCGCCTAGGTATGGGGATATTGTAATTGATTGATGGGTCATGTAATTGATTCAGTACCCCAGGCTGGAATGTTGGATCTGTAACCACACATTgtgttaaatgaataaacattttttgttgttggtgttaCCCTTAGAAACCAACCCCTCCTAAACCTGAACCCAAACCCAAGAAAACACCTAAGGTACGATTAAAGTCTTTTATtaatctttattaatcccaaagttAAATGTTATGGTTGCAACAAAtacagaacaaaaataatgtaacagaaaaatttaaactatgaataaatataaaaagaatagaaaaaacGTGTTACGATGGACGGGAgctactgcaacaggctgccACTAGTGCGGCGCCAGAGCTCTACATGAGACTCGGGCTTCAACCCAAATCCTGCTTCATTTATGCGCACAGTTCTGTCTCAGTACTGTCAGTACTGATTAATTCTTATTTTTACGTTGTTTCTGTTGGTTCTTTTAATGTCAAGAAAATTAAAGACCACAGTATATTTTTCTCTGTTTATCTCTGTCTGACCTTTTCAGAAAGAGAAGGACGTAAATGACAAAAATGAGGACAAAAAGACAAAGGCGAAGAACGAGGAGACCAAGGAGGAGAACCAGTCGGAAAATGGAGTGACCAAGACTAacgaggtacacacacacacacacacacacacacacacacacacacacacacacacacacacacagtctattTACTTTTAAACACCACATTGactatattcatatttataaaatgtgtttaacatCACTGCAGAAGTAATAGAACGAGCAAGATCCTGGACCTCACATGCAGCTGctcacctgttcagtttgaaaaaaagaggaaaaaaaatcccagatgatgaatatttaaacattttggtATTTTTCTCAATAGGGGATATAAATGACACTTCGGTACAACAGGTTCATAGACAAACTCCACCCACGCTGGTTGCTTGACGTCATTCTACAGATTATAGAAATTTGAGACAGTTACATTTAATAGTGTTAAACTCATAATATGTGCTGAGGTCTTGACTTGTTGCAAATGTTTTAGCAAATCAGTAAGATTTATTGTTTGTGTGAAGTAGAATAAGTTTTTAAATCAGCGTTACAGGCTGAGTAAACCCGACGACAAGAAAGTCTCCGCATTATGAGAAAACTCAATTCATTTAGACAAAATAAAAGTAAGGCTCTAGGCTAATAATCCTAAGCGATTAAACAGGgtatgtaaaatgtaaacatttatggAAGATCAGTTTTGATTCTGGttgttagttgttttttttttctcaaattttTGAACAAATCTATAAAGTAAGGAAATCAAGTGGGAAAGTTTACTCTTCCTGCTGGTGAAGGAAATAAAGGGGATACtagcttaaaaaataaatgaaaaaaaaaagaatacgtAACTTCTTCATCTGGAAGCTTGTGATCAAGAACGTTGGTGAGTTTGGCGCAGTTTGAATGTTGGAGCTGAAAGGAAGGTTAAGGACTGAGGGAGAGACATTAATTTGTTATGTAATGTATATTCCTGAAAATTCAAACAGGCCTTAGCTAACGAGCTGGGTTTGAGGTAAGGGGTGAATATGTAACAGTGTGTAATGCTTTTCATTTAAGACGTGTTGTTTAGCCCCAGTGTGCGGAGCGACGTGGACGGATCATGAAAAATCAATTAAGAAAAATCATTGAGGTTTCAAAGCCTCGAACCAGGAGAGGGGCGCAGAAAATGATTTATTGACCGAAATGCCAATTTGATGAAGGTTGAATTTCTGAAAATTGGGCTTCTTGACTCAAAGCCCTGCCGTGATTGGTGCAGGTGCTGCGGTCTGACCTGTGATTGGTTGGTTTCTGTCGCCATGCAGGTTGAGAAGACTCCGGAGGCAGAGCCGGAGCCAGAGAAGGTGGAGACTAAGGCCGAGTAGCATCccagccatccatccatttttcttctttctttccccATCACTCCGACCTTTATTCCTCCCCCCTCCCTCTTCCCTCGCTTTCTTTCCTCTGTTCCTGCAGCCCCAGATGGACCCCTCTCTTCACAAATCATCACCAGAGGAATATTTTTATCAACTATTTTGTAAATACCGGTTCAGGTTTTTAGCACAAAAACGCAAATGCGATTGAAGGGGGTTTTCAGACAGGGTTCTTCTTCTATGTTTGTCCTTAACACGAGCGGTGCGCAAAGGCACTGCTTCAGTTTTGTCTTTGCTTTTatcataaatttttttgtttgatttgtgattttatttagttttaatggACGGTTCTTGTATCTCAAGGTGTTGATGCAttgctggctgtgtgtgtgtgtgtgtgtgtctgagagtgatttttgtttttgaagtttTTGCCCagtttgctgtttattttttttttttttcttttagaaaaaaaaacaattgctaAGTCTAGATGTTAGCTTCCCATGGTTTGGGATGAATCCCAACACTAAAACGATGCGATGAAAAAGTAAATCTGGTAAACTCTGATTGTTTTGGGTGTGGGTGAAAATTGCATGTTTGCAggtgttttcttttcc contains the following coding sequences:
- the hmgn7 gene encoding high mobility group nucleosomal binding domain 7 yields the protein MPKRKGTDGEVKEEPQRRSARLSAKPTPPKPEPKPKKTPKKEKDVNDKNEDKKTKAKNEETKEENQSENGVTKTNEVEKTPEAEPEPEKVETKAE